The genomic DNA CAGCCAGGGCTTGGTCAAGTAGGTCATGGGCTTGAGGCCGCGAAATGCGGCGCTCACCAACCAACCCGGCAGGTTCCCAAACACAGAAGCCAGGCGCCAGGGATCAAAGTCCGGGTGGGACAACCAAGCGCGTAACGGCGTGTCACGGGCAAAGTCGGACGGCGTCCCCATCAGCACCAGGGTTTTCACCTGCGCCGGATGTAACACCGCATAGGTCGTCGCCAGCACGCCCCCCATCGAATACCCCAGCAGATGCGTTTGGGTGGCTCCGGTCTGACTCAGCACAGCATCAACCGCGCGCCCGATGACGCCTTCCACGACATCTACCAGTCGCCACCGACGTTCGGCGTGGCCAGGTGTCCCCCAATCCAGAACGAAGACCTCCTGACCGCCACCAGCTAGGAAGGACACGAAGCTGCGCCCGGCGTAGAGATCAAAGATGTAGTGGCGGTTGATCAGCGAGTTGACAATCAGTATCGGAGCTGGCGACGGTCGCCGACCGCCAGCCGGCGCGTAACGCCGCAACCGGCTCGCACCGATGAGTGGCGCGACCGTACAGGGCGTGGTGGCCACCGGCGGCGCAACCGCCCGCGCCATCGCCAAATGCGTCAACTGCCGCGCCTCCTGCGTGAGCATAAAGGGGTGCCAGGGCCAGGCCGCGCCTGATCGGTCCACCCAGTCGAGCCAGCCGTTGAGATACCTAGTCGAAAGCGCTGTCCAGAGGGGTCGTTCCGTTTGACGCAGTAGCCACCCGTCGAGCAACCACTGCCAGTTTTCAAAAGCTTCGGCAAGCGTGGGCGAAGAAGGAGTCACGAAGCCGGTGGCGCATCGGCAGCCGATGCCGTCTCCTTTGAAGAATCAACCTTTGAAGAATCAACCGCAGCCGCGCGGGACGAACGCCGCCGGACCGATGCTGCACGCTTGGCAGCGGAGCCACGCGCCGCCGCAGGGGACGCACGTCTCGGCATGCGCTTTGGCGCGCGCGCCGCCAACTCGTCGGCGGCCAGTTGCGCCGTCAGCGTCTCTACCTGCTCACCCAAGGCGTCGAGCTTACGGTCGAGCGCCACAATTTCCTCGCGGGTGGGGACGTTGATCAGCCGCAAGCCGAACCCAACCAGCATGCGCGTCCGCTCCAGCAAGGTTAAAACACCATTGATATAGAGCGAAACCGGTCGCAAAAAGAATGGATGACGCAGCAAAGCGTCCCACTGGGCCGATGAGGTTCGCGTTGCGGTCTCATAAAGGGACTGGGGAATGGATTTAGCGGGCCGGCGAGCTTTGGTGGCTTGGCTGGCTTTGGAGTCGGCTTGCGCCCGTGCCATAGACATGCTCCTGCTGATGTATCAAACGGGTGATCGGCCGCGGCAGCGTACGAGGTCAAGAAAGGGTCGGCTTTTCATCTACACCGACCCCCTCCGGTTTGGTTTTTTAGACGGTTCGAGCCTACTTGACAATGTGGTTCATCGGAAACGCCATCAGTTCCATATGCTTCCGCAGCCCGTCATTGACAAGCGCGTTCCACTGCTCGAATGCCGACCGCGCTGCTTCGACGCCGGACGTGGCAATTTCGCGTGCGGCATCGCCCGTGGCCACGGTCATCCGCTCCGTTCCGGTCAGCATCGTCGCCATGGATTTCAAGGCCTCTTCCTGAACGGCCAAGCCGGCCCGCATCGTCGCAAAGGCCGCCGACCGTGAGGCAGCCGCCATGTCCAGCATCACGTCCGTTGCCGACTGCACGGCGTTGGTTACGGGATCCGTCACCGAGCCAGGGCGACCGGTGGTATCGGTTGTTTTTTCGGTGCGCTTTGGTTGCGTCATAGGTCAGTTCAAGCTCCTGCTGCGAGAAAATTGAAGCCTTTCAGGCTGCCCCCAACCTACCCCCCCATAACGCGGTGTGTCAAGATTTTTTTCGCAGTCGCACAAAATTGTCACCTATCCAAAGCGCAATTTTCTTCAGCAACTCAAGTAAAAGCGGGAGAAACACCCTGGCGACAGTTATTTTGTGCATAAGCAAAACAGGGCGAGACTTCCACCGGAACACGCTTGCAAAGCGGCACGAGCCATCCTCACCGAGGGCAAGTTGAAACTTATGTCCGTTTCACGGCTCATCCCTTGCGGCCGGTCGTCGGTCTCCGGCACACTGGTTTGCGCTGGCGTTCGCGCCCAAGTCGTTGCTCGTTTTGGGAGGACTCCGCTATGTCCGCACCCGTTGCCCTTGCCCCACCCCACCGATTGACCGTCGAAGCGTTTCTTGACTACGGTGAGCCAGACCGCCGCTACGAGCTGGTCCGAGGGATTCCGGTCGAGATGCCGCCGCCCACCGAACTGCATCAAATCATCATCGCTGCCTTGTTTCATATGTTTTGCCGCGCCATTGCCGAGCGGGGGCTGCCCTACGAGGTCGTCCAGCTTGGGTTGCAGACCGAAGCGGATACAGTACGGATACCGGACGGGCTGGTGTACCGGAAGGTGGATGGGGTGAGGGTGAGTGATGAACGGCGCAGTGGGGTGGTGTGGCTGGAGCTGAAGACGGTGGTGGTGGCGGTGGAGGTGGTGAGTACGAATCGGCGGGACGACTACGTGGTGAAGTTGGAGGAGTATGCGCGGCGGGGGATTGGGGAGTATGTGATCGTGGATGTCAAGCAGGGGCAGGTTGTGGTGCATCGGCATCCGGTGGTGACGGATGGGGTGTATGGGGAGCGCGGGGTATATCAGCGCGGGGAGGCGTTTGTATTGGAGGGTTTGGGCGGGGCGGCGTTTGAGGTTGGGCCGCTTCTGGATGGGAAGACGGCGGGCGAGTTGGCGCGGGAGGACGTGGAGCGGTTGCGGGCGGAGGCGGCAGCGCGGCGTACGGCGGAAGCGCTAGCTGAAGTTGAACGCCAAGCCAAGGAAGCCGAGCGTCAGGCGCGACTCGATGCTGAAACCCGCGCCGAAGCCGAACGCCAAGCCAGGGAAGCCGAGCGTCAGGCGCGACTCGATGCTGAAACCCGCGCCGAAGCCGAACGCCAAGCCAAGGAAGCTGAGCGTCAGGCGCGACTTGATGCTGAAACCCGTGCTGAAGCCGAACGCCAAGCCAAGGAAGCCGAGCGTCAGGCGCGACTTGATGCTGAAACCCGTGCTGAAGCCGAACGCCAGGCCCGCGCTCAACTCGAAGCCGAACTTGCCCGCTTGCGCGCCGACCGCCAGCCAACGCCGGATAACCCACCCCAGCCGTGAAAGGATTCATCTTTCAAAGCTTGAACATGGTTGGTTCCAACCACCGATCTTTTCCGGCGCGCTTCGGGCGCTTTTCGGTGCCAATCGCCAACTTCCCTACCGGCATCTGTCCCACGCCGGGGTGGACACGTCCTTCCGATTGCCTTCTAGATCGGGATTGGAAACCCTGACGACACGATGATTCCGTCACGGGCGTGTCTGAAAAGTCACGCCCATGACTCGTCCACGCAAGGTAAGGTCACAGCAGCGTACGGACGAGGCGCCGATGCGCGCCCCGGTCTTGGCAGTTTCAGACCGAAAGGAGGCGCTCAGCCCGTGGCAGCAACACGCCCTGTGATCAGGTTGTGGGTTCTCTGGTGGCTGACCTGGATGGCAACGGCCGCCGCACAGCAAACCAGCGTCGTGTCGTTCACCGTGACCGAGGGCGAAAAACGGCGACCGATCGGCGGAGCAACCGTCACCTTGACGCCGAAAACCAGCGCGCCAAGCGTGCGGCCACTGACCAGAACAACCGACGCCGCCGGCAAGGCAGTGTTTACCGATGCGCCGGGCGGCGACTACACCCTGACCATTGCCGCTCCCGGCTACGCCACCCTGACCGACGAGCAGTACAAGGTCGAAGCTGGCGTCTTTGCCGAGCAACCCGTTGAACTCAGCCCGTCCGCCGGCGATGTCGTCGAAGTGCGCGGTGACACCGAGACTGCGCTCGTGGCCCAGGGGTCGGTCGCCACAGCCGGACTGACCCCAGCCGAAATCCGGGTTCTCCCATCCCGTGGACGCGACATCCTGACGGCGTTTCCACCCGTTCCAAACGTCATCCGCTCCAACGACGGACGCACGAGCATCAAGGGCGCGCGCGAAGACCAAGCAGCCATCCTCGTCAACGGCAGTCTGAGCAACGATCCGGCCACCGGGCGCTTCCAGGTCGAAATTCCGCTCGAAGCCCTTCAGCGGGCCGAAGTGTTCACAAACCCCTACTTGCCCGAATACGGCAAGTTCACCAGCGGCGTCAAACGGCTCGAAACCAAGCCAGGTGGGGAGAAGTGGCGCTACAGCGTCTATGACTTTTTTCCATCGGTGCGAGCGCGCAACGGCAAAATTTTCGGGTTTGCCAACGTGTCGCCGCGGGCCACGATCACTGGGCCGCTCGTCCGTGACCGGGCCTTTCTGGCGCAGGCGCTCGAAGTCATCGTGGATAAAGCCGTCGTGCGGGGCCTGGCCAGCCCTGACAACGAGATTCGCAAGTACGCCTTCCGCAGCTTCAGCCAGTTCGATGTCGTGCTGTCGCCCCGCCAGACGCTCACCGCAACGGCCAATGTCGCCCGGCAGCTTTTGCGTAACGTTGACCTCGATGCGTTCAACCCGGTGCCGGCTTCGGCCAACCGGCGGACACAAGACCTGGCTTTTGCCGGTGTCCATCGCTACACGACCGCCGGCGGTTCACTCGGCGAAACCCGGTTCAACTACAAGCGCATCGGCGTGGATGTCTTTGGCAAAGGCGATGCGCCTTTCGCGCTGACGCCGTTTGGACGCACCGGCAACTTCTTCAGCCAAACCGACCGCGTGACTGAACGGTATCAGGCTCAGTTTTCGCTGGCGCTGGCTGCCTTCGACGCCGGAGGCCTTCACCAAATCAAGTTCGGTGTGGACGCCTCTGCCGCCCGCAATCGTGGTTGGGTGGCCAACCGTCCAGTGGAAGTTCGGCGCGCGGACGGCACGCTGGCCGAGCGCATCCTGTACGCCAACCGCGGCAATCTGCGCGCTTCCAACCTGGAAATCGCCGGTTACGCTCAAGATCAGTGGTTGCTTCGCCCTAACCTCCAGCTTGACTACGGCCTGCGCCTGGAAACGCAGCAGGCGGCCGCCACGCTCAACGTCGCGCCGCGCCTGGCCATCTCGTACGCCCCAGGCAACACGGACCGTACCGTGCTGCGCGCCGGGGTCGGGTGGTTTTACGACAAGGTGCTGCTCAATGCGCTGGCCTTTCGTCAGATGCCACAGCCAATCGTCACGACCTTTGCCCCCGATGGCACGGTCACGGCACCGGCCCAACGGTTCACACTCGAGTTGGCACGCCCCGATGGACGGTACCGCATTCCCTACAACCGCTCGTTCCGCGTCGAGCTGGCGCAGCGGATCGCGCCGCGCGCCCTCATCAAGCTGGCCTATCTGGACAGCCGCACCTTCAACGACTTCTACGTTGAGCCAACCCCCACGGCAACCGGCGGCAGCGTCCGGCTGTTCAACACCGGACGCGCCACCTACCGCGCCGTCGAGGTCACGGCCGATGTCAAACTCACGCCCCGCCATACCTTCGTGGTCTCCTACGTGCGGAGCAAGGCCCGGGCCGAACTCAACGATCTCATTTCATACTTTGGCGACACGCCGAACCCAATCCTGCGGCCCAACCAGTTTGGCAACGCACCGATTGACGCGCCGAATCGGTTTTTCGCGCGGGGCGTCTTCGCGCTTCCCGGCGACATCACGCTCGCCCCGATTTTTGAGTGGCGGGACGGCTTCCCCTACAGCGTCGTGGACGAGGCACAGAACTTTGTCGGACGCCGCAACGCCGACCCGACGCGCTACCCGCGCTTCATGGCGATCGATCTGGCCGTGACCAAAAAGATTCGGCTTCCGCAGTGGGTTCGGCGTGGGATGTTCGGGCGAAAGATTGATGTCGAAGCCGTGAGCGTCACCGTCAACATTTTCAACCTGACGAACCATTTCAATCCACGCAACGTCTTTGCCAACACCGGCGCGCCACAGTTTGGGACGTTCTTTGGCGTTTATCGGCGGTTTTTCAATATCGAGATGAACTTGTAGCCCGCGGCTGGGCCAGGAGGGAAACGCCCCTGGCTTTTGTCAATTTTTGTCAGCTTTGGGCAACCCGCCTGTGATTTTTCCCAGAGGTGATGTAAGCAAGAGCGTTGTGATTGAAGACGGTATGAACACATGGTCGGTCATCAACTGGAGATGCGCGCGCGCTCGGACATCCGGCGCGACGATGTCTCATGTGGGGCGTGACCTTCTACTTGGCATGACGCTCATCGGGCTGCTGTTGGGCACGGCCTGCACGGGCGATCTGACCAAAACCGCGCAAGGCTCGTCAGGACCGCCCCCTGCGCCGCGCCTGGTCAAGCTGACACAGGTTTCAAAACGCCAAGTCGAGCGCGTCGTCACCGCCCTGGGAACGCTGTCGCCGTTTGAACAGGCGACGCTGCGCGTCAAGGTGCCAGGTCGGCTGCAAACCATAGCTGTGGATTTGGGAACTGCGGTCAAAGCCGGGCAGGTCGTCGCCTGTATCGAACCGGACGACTACCGGCTGCGGGTGCAACAGGCAGAAGCCGCACTAGCCCAGTCCCGCGCCCGCCTGGGACTCCCCGCCGACGGCAACCACGATCGCGTTGACCCAGAACAAACCGGCACGGTTCGGCAGGCCAAGGCCGTACTCGAACAAGCCCAGGCCGACCGGGAACGCAACCAGGCGCTCTTTGAACAGGGCATCATTTCGCGGTCACAGTTGGATGTCGCCGACGCGGCGTACAAAGTGGCCCTGAGCCGCTACCAAGACGCGCTCGAAGAAATCAACAACCGGCTGGGCATCCTCGCCCAGCGCCGCTCCGAGCTGGCGCTAGCCCAACAGCAACTCGCGGACACCGAGATTGTGGCCCCCTTTGGCGGGGTCGTGCAGGAGCGACTCGGCAATATCGGCGAATTTCTCACGGCGGGGTCGCCGGTGGCGACCTTGCTCAAACTCAACCCGTTGCGGCTGCGCGTCGAAATCCCAGAGCGCGAGGCGTACCAAGTCAAGCTCAATCAAACCGTCCGCGTCACGGTCGAAGGGCAGGATCGCATCTACGTTGGGCAAATCAAGCGGTTGAGTCCGGCGCTGGCCGAACAAAACCGGATTCTCATCGTCGAAGCCGAAGTCACCCACGATGGCGCGCTCAAGCCCGGCTCCTTTGCCAGAGCGGAAATTCTCGTCAACGACCGCCAGGAAACCCTGACCGTCCCGACCCAGGCCATCGTGACCTTTGCCGGAATTGATAAGGTCATTACCGTCCGCGATGGGAAAGCGCTCGAACGACCGGTGACTCTGGGGCGCAGAATGGCCGACTGGACCGAAATCGTGAAAGGCGTCGAGGCCGGTGAACTCATCATCCTCGACCCCGGCAATGTCCAGACGGGCCAGCCGGTGGTCATCCAGGAGTAAGGTTGCCGGCCTCTCCACGGACACGTCATGCAGAAACTTGCGGAAATTTGCATTCGGCGGCCGGTGTTCGCGGTCATGCTCATCCTGTCGCTGGTGGTCGTCGGCACGGCGAGCTACTTCAAGCTCGGTGTGGACCGTTTCCCGTCGGTGGACTTGCCCACGGTCAATATCCGCACGGCGCTGCCCGGTGCATCCCCCGAGGAAATCGAGACAGAGATTTCGCAACGGATTGAGGAAGCGGTCAACACCGTCGAGGGCATTGACCAACTGCGGTCGATTTCCGGCCCCGGTGTCTCTATCGTTCTCGTGACCTTCAAACTCGACCGCGACATCGAGGCGGCGGCTCAGGATATTCGGGATCGGGTCAATACCGTGCTGCGGGATTTGCCGGAGGACGCGCTGCCGCCTGTCGTCCAGAAGTTTGACAACGACAGCACGCCGGTGCTGTCGGTCGCGCTGTCGGCCGACCGTCCGATTCGGGAGTTGACAGAACTCGCAGACAAGATCGTGAAAGTGCGTCTGGAACGGGCGGGCGGGGTCGGCGAGGCGCGGGTGATCGGCGGACTCAACCGCGCCATCAACGTCTGGGTCGAACCCGAACGCTTGGCGGCCTACCGGCTGCCCATCACCCAAGTACGCCAGGCCATCCAGCGGCAAAACGCCGACATTCCGGGCGGCAACGTGGACGCCGGCAAGCGGGAAATGACGCTGCGGACCCTGGGACGCTACACCGATCCACGCGACTTCGAGGACTTGACGGTCACCAATCTCAACGGAAGACCCATCCGCATTCACGACATCGGCTATGTCGAGGATGGGACGAAAGAACAGCGTTCGCTGGCGCGCCTGAACGGAACGCCGACCGTCACGCTCGAAATCCGCCGTCAGTCTGGCGCCAACACCGTCGAGGTCATCAACAATGTCAAGCAGGAACTAGAACGGGTACGCGGTCAACTCCCCGGCGATGTTCGGCTGGAGATCATCCGGGATCAATCGCGTTACATCAATGCCGCGCTGCATGAGATTCAGGTTCATCTGGCGCTGGGCAGCTTGCTGGCCTGCCTCGTGGTGCTCGTCTTCATGCGGTCGTGGCGCTCGACACTGATTGCCGGGGTAGCCATTCCGGCGTCAGTCATCTCGACCTACGGCATGATGTGGGCGCTGGGCTTTACCCTCAACGGCGTTACGATGCTGGCGCTGGTGCTCATGGTCGGCGTCGTGATTGACGATGCCATCGTCGTCCTTGAAAACATCTTTCGCTTCATCGAGGAAAAGGGTCTGCCGCCAATGCAGGCAGCCCGGGAAGCCACGGCCGAAATCGGCCTGGCCGTCCTGGCAACGACCTTTTCGCTGGTCGTCATTTTTCTTCCGGTGTCGTTCATGTCCTCGATTTCGGGTCGGTTTCTGTACCAGTTTGGCGTCACTGCCGCCGTCGCCGTCCTGGTTTCACTCTTGGTGTCATTCACGCTGACCCCGATGATGAGTGCGCGCCTGCTCAAGCGCGACACCTTGCCCGGCGACCATCACACCCACTCACGGCGCGGTTTTTATGGGGCGATTGATTGGGTTTACATCAACCTGCTGCGGCTATCCCTGCGTCACCGCCTGGTCGTGGTCGGGTTGGCGCTGCTGGTCATGGCCGCAAGCGTTCCGCTGTACCAAGTTGTCCGACAGGAATACACGCCGTCGAACGTGGACGAGTCAGAATTCGAGATGAACGTCACCGGCCCGGAAGGCACCAGCCTGGCCGCAATGAACGAAACCCTGCGGGCCATCGAGCAGGAGGTACTGGCCACGCCCGGCGTCGAACTCGTGCTGTCCACCGCCGGCGGTTCGTTTCTGGGCGGCGTCAACCAGGGCAGCTTGTACGTCCGCATGCTCCCGCACGACGCGCGGACCTTCTCCCTGACGCGGCTGTGGCACGCCACCCTGAAGGGCCGCTCCCTGGACGCCTTCAAAGGCAACTTCACCCAGCGCGACCTCATGCAGACGTTGCGGGGAAAGATGCGCAAGTACGCGCCGTTCCGGGTTAGCCTGCGCAATGCGGCATCCTTCAACATCGGCGGCGGGAACTTTGACATTGATTTCGTGCTGCGCGGACCCGACCTGGAAGCCCTGGCCAACTATGGCAACCAGCTCCGTGACCGGGCGATGCAGTTGGGCGGCCTCGTGGATCTCGACACAACCCTCAAGCTCGACAAGCCAGAACTCCGTGTCACGATTGACCGCGGCCGCGCCGCCGATCTTGGGGTTGACACCGCCGACATTGCCACCAGCTTGCGGCTGATGGTGGGTGGCGATGACCGTGTCTCGCGCTACCGGGATGCCGCGGTCAACGAGGACTACGACGTGCAACTCCGGCTGGTCAACGGCGGACGCAACGACAAGGAAGCCATTGCCCGGCTCTACGTCCCCTCCGCCAAGGGAGGACTGGTGCCCCTGAGCAACCTCGTGACCATCGCCGAAGAAAACAGTCCGTCGCGGATTGACCGCCTCGACCGGCAGCGACAGGTGTCGCTGCGTGGTGGCGTCGGGCCAGGCTATGCCCTGGCCGACCGGCTGGAGGCGCTCAAAAAAACGGTTGCCGAAATGAACCTTCCCGCAGCCTACACCTATACGATCTCAGGCCGTGGGCGTGAACTCGAACGCACGTTTACCGAGTTCCTGTTCGCCTTTCTGCTGTCCATCGTTTTCATGTACATGATTCTCGCCTCACAGTTCGAGAGCTTCATTCATCCGGTGACGATTCTGTTGAGCCTCCCGCTGGCCATCCCCTTTGCCCTCCTCTCGCTGTGGGCAACCGGCGACACGCTCAACCTGTACTCGGCGCTGGGCATCCTGGTGCTCTTCGGCGTCGTGAAGAAAAACTCGATTCTACAAATTGACCAGATGAACACGCTCCGGGCGCAGGGCATGGAACGGCACGAAGCCATCCTGCAGGCCAACCGAAATCGGCTGCGGCCCATCCTTATGACGACCCTGACCTTGGTGGCCGGTATGCTACCGCTCGCGCTTGGCAATGGCCCAGGGGCCGAAGAACGCCGCTCCATTGCCATCGTCGTCATCGGGGGTCAAAGCCTATCGCTCCTGTTGACGTTGCTGGCGACGCCAGTCGCCTACGCCCTCTTTGACGACCTCGCCACAACCAGCTTCTGGCGCCAAGCGGCAATCCGCTGGCGAAACTTCCGCCAAATGGTGCGCCGCTCATCTGGCGTCCAGGTTGACCGGTCCACTGACCAGGACCAACCAGCCGAAACCCCTCGGAACACGCTCTAAATCCCACCACGGCGACCCGGGTTGAGGGCGCCACCTGCCCGATCGGACACGGTAGCGGGTCCCAGGCGCACCTTCCGATGCTTCGCGCGGTTTGCCGATTCGCGGTCGGCTGCGGCATGGTTGGCCGAGCGCTGTTGTAGTACGGCCATCCAGGGAGCGAACACCGCCGCTTTATCGCATTTGCACAAAATCGTTGAAACTTTGTTTTTCAATAGTTTCAAAGAAATGTGTTGACGCCTGCCAAGCTGATTGCGTAAAAATTCCCATGACGCGGTACATGCCATGCATAACGCACTGACCATCAAGCGGTATGGCAACCGGCGGCTCTATGACACGGAGTCCGGCGGTTACCTCACGAATCAAGACGTGGTGGACATCATCCGGCAGGGACGTGACATCCGCGTTGTGGACTCCCGCACCGGCGAGGACATCACCAAAATGGTGCTGATCAACATCATCCTCGAAGAAGAAAAGCTGCGGCAAAATCTCCTACCGGTGTCATTTCTCCTGCAACTCATCCGGCTGCAAGGGGAAACCCTCCAGGACTTCTTCCAGAACTACCTCACGGCCAGCCTGGAAGCTTACCTCAAGACACGCCAGGAGTTTGATCGCCGGTTTCGGGAGTGGCTCGACCTCGGCGCAGCCATGACGCGCCTTGCCTCCCCAGGCGACGAATCCGTGACCTCCCCGCCGGCCGTTGCCGCGCTCCGCGCCCCGGCCAAGCGCCGCTCGGCCAAGCCGCAAACGAAGCGCAAAACCCGCTCCAAACCACCCGCGCCCTGACGGTCTTCCCATGATGGCTTCGGCTTCCACGCCCATTGATTGGCTCGCGCGGCGCGCGCAACTGTCGCCGAACCGGACGGCACTTCGGGACGCGCGCGACGGCTATGCTCCCGTCACCTACGGCGCATGGTTTCGGCGCGTCAACCAAACCGCCCACTTCCTTCAACAACGCCTCGGAGTCCGTCCCGGCGACCGGGTGGCGGTGCTGGCGCGCAACTGTCCGGCGTACCTCGATATCTGGTTTGCCCTGGGCCAGCTTGGCGGGATTTTGCAAAACCTCAACTGGCGACTCAGTCCGCGTGAGCTGGCCACGCTGGTGGATGACGCCGCCCCGGTCGCGCTCGTTACCGACACTGAGCATGCGGGGGTCGCGGCTGAACTTGCCCGTTCCAGGTCGCTGCGCCTGGTCAGCCTGGACGGCGACACGACGCCGGCGCTGGCAGAACGTGACACATACCCGCCAACGCCCCTGCCCCCGCCACCCATCGGCCCAGAAGCTCCATGGGTGGTCTGCTATACCGGCGGCTCGACGGGTACGCCCAAAGGCGCAGTGCTGTCGCATCGCGCCATCCTCGCCAATGCGGTCAACACGGTGTTGTCGTGGGGACTGCGCCCCGACGATGTGACGCTGCTCGATGCTCCACTCTTCCATACCGGCGGTCTCAACGTCCTGACCGCCCCGCTGGTCGCCATCGGCGGCACGAGCATCGTGGCGGGAGGTTTCGCGCCAGACCAGACCTTCGATGCCATCGAGCAGCACGGCGTCACCGTCCTGTTCGGTGTTCCGACGATGTTCATCGAACTCCAGCGCCATCCCCGCTGGGCAACGGCAGACTTCAGTCGCCTGCGCTTTGTCATCAGCGGCGGCGCGCCCTGCCCCCAGCCGGTCTACGAGGCGTTCTGGGACAAAGGCGTTGCGTTCAAAACGGGCTACGGGTTGACCGAAGCCGGGCCGAACACCTTCTGGCTGCCGGATGACCAACTCAAGACCAAGCCCGGTGCCGTTGGCTACCCGCTCTGGTCGGTCGAAGCGCGCGTCATGCGGGCGGATGGCAGCCCTTGTCCCCCGGATGACATCGGTGAACTCTGCGTGCGTGGCCCACACCTGTTTTCTGGTTACTGGAACAACGCGGCCGCTACGGCAGCCGCGTTTGACGCCGATGGCTGGCTCCATACCGGTGACTTGGCGACCTGTGACGCCGACGGCTGTTTTCGCATCGTCGGGCGGCTCAAGGATATGTTCATTTCCGGGGGCGAAA from Chloracidobacterium validum includes the following:
- a CDS encoding alpha/beta fold hydrolase, yielding MTPSSPTLAEAFENWQWLLDGWLLRQTERPLWTALSTRYLNGWLDWVDRSGAAWPWHPFMLTQEARQLTHLAMARAVAPPVATTPCTVAPLIGASRLRRYAPAGGRRPSPAPILIVNSLINRHYIFDLYAGRSFVSFLAGGGQEVFVLDWGTPGHAERRWRLVDVVEGVIGRAVDAVLSQTGATQTHLLGYSMGGVLATTYAVLHPAQVKTLVLMGTPSDFARDTPLRAWLSHPDFDPWRLASVFGNLPGWLVSAAFRGLKPMTYLTKPWLVGLAAAERDTHLAAEVWLADAVPLPGAFYADFVTAYYRDNALWEGKLELTGRRAALRRLDCPTLNLIGLRDQIVNPGSATALAEQLPAGHYAEYQAPLGHLALAIGQGATTTIWPTVAQWLNA
- a CDS encoding Uma2 family endonuclease, which translates into the protein MSAPVALAPPHRLTVEAFLDYGEPDRRYELVRGIPVEMPPPTELHQIIIAALFHMFCRAIAERGLPYEVVQLGLQTEADTVRIPDGLVYRKVDGVRVSDERRSGVVWLELKTVVVAVEVVSTNRRDDYVVKLEEYARRGIGEYVIVDVKQGQVVVHRHPVVTDGVYGERGVYQRGEAFVLEGLGGAAFEVGPLLDGKTAGELAREDVERLRAEAAARRTAEALAEVERQAKEAERQARLDAETRAEAERQAREAERQARLDAETRAEAERQAKEAERQARLDAETRAEAERQAKEAERQARLDAETRAEAERQARAQLEAELARLRADRQPTPDNPPQP
- a CDS encoding TonB-dependent receptor — encoded protein: MAATRPVIRLWVLWWLTWMATAAAQQTSVVSFTVTEGEKRRPIGGATVTLTPKTSAPSVRPLTRTTDAAGKAVFTDAPGGDYTLTIAAPGYATLTDEQYKVEAGVFAEQPVELSPSAGDVVEVRGDTETALVAQGSVATAGLTPAEIRVLPSRGRDILTAFPPVPNVIRSNDGRTSIKGAREDQAAILVNGSLSNDPATGRFQVEIPLEALQRAEVFTNPYLPEYGKFTSGVKRLETKPGGEKWRYSVYDFFPSVRARNGKIFGFANVSPRATITGPLVRDRAFLAQALEVIVDKAVVRGLASPDNEIRKYAFRSFSQFDVVLSPRQTLTATANVARQLLRNVDLDAFNPVPASANRRTQDLAFAGVHRYTTAGGSLGETRFNYKRIGVDVFGKGDAPFALTPFGRTGNFFSQTDRVTERYQAQFSLALAAFDAGGLHQIKFGVDASAARNRGWVANRPVEVRRADGTLAERILYANRGNLRASNLEIAGYAQDQWLLRPNLQLDYGLRLETQQAAATLNVAPRLAISYAPGNTDRTVLRAGVGWFYDKVLLNALAFRQMPQPIVTTFAPDGTVTAPAQRFTLELARPDGRYRIPYNRSFRVELAQRIAPRALIKLAYLDSRTFNDFYVEPTPTATGGSVRLFNTGRATYRAVEVTADVKLTPRHTFVVSYVRSKARAELNDLISYFGDTPNPILRPNQFGNAPIDAPNRFFARGVFALPGDITLAPIFEWRDGFPYSVVDEAQNFVGRRNADPTRYPRFMAIDLAVTKKIRLPQWVRRGMFGRKIDVEAVSVTVNIFNLTNHFNPRNVFANTGAPQFGTFFGVYRRFFNIEMNL
- a CDS encoding efflux RND transporter periplasmic adaptor subunit encodes the protein MNTWSVINWRCARARTSGATMSHVGRDLLLGMTLIGLLLGTACTGDLTKTAQGSSGPPPAPRLVKLTQVSKRQVERVVTALGTLSPFEQATLRVKVPGRLQTIAVDLGTAVKAGQVVACIEPDDYRLRVQQAEAALAQSRARLGLPADGNHDRVDPEQTGTVRQAKAVLEQAQADRERNQALFEQGIISRSQLDVADAAYKVALSRYQDALEEINNRLGILAQRRSELALAQQQLADTEIVAPFGGVVQERLGNIGEFLTAGSPVATLLKLNPLRLRVEIPEREAYQVKLNQTVRVTVEGQDRIYVGQIKRLSPALAEQNRILIVEAEVTHDGALKPGSFARAEILVNDRQETLTVPTQAIVTFAGIDKVITVRDGKALERPVTLGRRMADWTEIVKGVEAGELIILDPGNVQTGQPVVIQE
- a CDS encoding efflux RND transporter permease subunit, encoding MQKLAEICIRRPVFAVMLILSLVVVGTASYFKLGVDRFPSVDLPTVNIRTALPGASPEEIETEISQRIEEAVNTVEGIDQLRSISGPGVSIVLVTFKLDRDIEAAAQDIRDRVNTVLRDLPEDALPPVVQKFDNDSTPVLSVALSADRPIRELTELADKIVKVRLERAGGVGEARVIGGLNRAINVWVEPERLAAYRLPITQVRQAIQRQNADIPGGNVDAGKREMTLRTLGRYTDPRDFEDLTVTNLNGRPIRIHDIGYVEDGTKEQRSLARLNGTPTVTLEIRRQSGANTVEVINNVKQELERVRGQLPGDVRLEIIRDQSRYINAALHEIQVHLALGSLLACLVVLVFMRSWRSTLIAGVAIPASVISTYGMMWALGFTLNGVTMLALVLMVGVVIDDAIVVLENIFRFIEEKGLPPMQAAREATAEIGLAVLATTFSLVVIFLPVSFMSSISGRFLYQFGVTAAVAVLVSLLVSFTLTPMMSARLLKRDTLPGDHHTHSRRGFYGAIDWVYINLLRLSLRHRLVVVGLALLVMAASVPLYQVVRQEYTPSNVDESEFEMNVTGPEGTSLAAMNETLRAIEQEVLATPGVELVLSTAGGSFLGGVNQGSLYVRMLPHDARTFSLTRLWHATLKGRSLDAFKGNFTQRDLMQTLRGKMRKYAPFRVSLRNAASFNIGGGNFDIDFVLRGPDLEALANYGNQLRDRAMQLGGLVDLDTTLKLDKPELRVTIDRGRAADLGVDTADIATSLRLMVGGDDRVSRYRDAAVNEDYDVQLRLVNGGRNDKEAIARLYVPSAKGGLVPLSNLVTIAEENSPSRIDRLDRQRQVSLRGGVGPGYALADRLEALKKTVAEMNLPAAYTYTISGRGRELERTFTEFLFAFLLSIVFMYMILASQFESFIHPVTILLSLPLAIPFALLSLWATGDTLNLYSALGILVLFGVVKKNSILQIDQMNTLRAQGMERHEAILQANRNRLRPILMTTLTLVAGMLPLALGNGPGAEERRSIAIVVIGGQSLSLLLTLLATPVAYALFDDLATTSFWRQAAIRWRNFRQMVRRSSGVQVDRSTDQDQPAETPRNTL